The following are encoded together in the Pungitius pungitius chromosome 7, fPunPun2.1, whole genome shotgun sequence genome:
- the si:zfos-943e10.1 gene encoding GRAM domain-containing protein 2B isoform X3 has translation MDRGKGLLNQEGAADDFHCSETPGSSYPVDGGVLPAKVKKSRSGFGNGSMRKAEARKALSLEAAQLELQHKTITRQEAIRSQTFDEDTLPGFERTDGTQTSFTKHNKTFHKLFPDIPQSEDLIHAYICALQKEVPYHGRLYITDTNACFYSSVLLKDTKVVIPVSSIHLVKKQNTALLVPNALSIRTSEGDKYLFVSLRNRESCYQLLRSVSPQLEEGSTTSSPVFSSAESSFEKIKLVNSSQSSLDDGFHQFDGSLDSQSPQDQLVDRPNREAKGNAPTFRSLHMAEQSDCSSFEELSVTDSCGSWVWNVTGKAKSLLVQREASTLNTLLFIYLILVVLLLLSSGYIGLRIVALEQQLTSLGALSDFTLQSGYQDT, from the exons ATGGATCGGGGAAAAGGCTTGTTGAACCAAGAGGGTGCTGCGGATGATTTTCATTGCTCTGAGACTCCGGGAAG CAGCTACCCAGTAGACGGCGGCGTGCTGCCGGCCAAAGTGAAGAAAAGCAGGAGCGGCTTCGGCAATGGCAGTATGAGGAAGGCGGAGGCCAGGAAGGCCTTGAGCCTGGAGGCTGCGCAGCTCGAGCTGCAGCACAAAACCATCACCAGACAAGAGGCCATCAG GTCACAGACGTTCGACGAGGACACCCTGCCAGGCTTTGAGAGGACGGACGGCACACAAACC aGTTTCACGAAGCACAACAAGACATTCCACAAGTTATTTCCAGACATTCCGCAGAGTGAAGACTTGATTCACG CATACATCTGTGCCCTGCAGAAGGAAGTGCCCTACCATGGACGACTGTACATCACCGACACCAATGCCTGTTTTTACTCCTCCGTTTTGCTCAAAGACACTAAG GTGGTTATTCCAGTTTCCAGCATCCACTTGGTGAAGAAGCAGAACACGGCTTTACTCGTTCCAAACGCCTTGTCTATTCGCACCTCAGAGGGAGACAAG TACCTGTTTGTGTCGCTGCGTAACAGAGAATCCTGTTATCAGCTGCTGCGTTCAGTGTCTCCTCAGCTAGAG GAAGGCAGCACAACTAGTAGCCCTGTTTTCTCCTCTGCTGAAAGCAGCTTCGAAAAGATCAAACTTGTG AACTCCAGCCAGTCCAGTCTGGACGACGGCTTCCACCAGTTCGATGGCTCTCTTGACTCCCAATCTCCACAGGACCAGCTTGTGGACAGACCAAACAGAG agGCTAAAGGGAATGCACCAACGTTCAGGAGCCTACACATGGCGGAGCAGAGTGATTGCTCATCCTTTGAGGAGCTGTCAGTAACAG ACTCTTGTGGATCATGGGTTTGGAACGTGACAGGAAAGGCCAAGTCCCTGCTGGTTCAGAGGGAGGCCAGCACCCTCAACACTCTACTCTTTATTTACTTGATTTT ggtggtgctgctgctgctttcatctGGTTACATCGGTCTACGTATCGTTGCCCTGGAGCAACAGCTGACATCGTTAGGGGCGCTGTCCGATTTCACTTTACAGAGCGG GTACCAAGACACATAA
- the si:zfos-943e10.1 gene encoding GRAM domain-containing protein 2B isoform X4, which translates to MPLVSRYISFRTAKRFKIPSSYPVDGGVLPAKVKKSRSGFGNGSMRKAEARKALSLEAAQLELQHKTITRQEAIRSQTFDEDTLPGFERTDGTQTSFTKHNKTFHKLFPDIPQSEDLIHAYICALQKEVPYHGRLYITDTNACFYSSVLLKDTKVVIPVSSIHLVKKQNTALLVPNALSIRTSEGDKYLFVSLRNRESCYQLLRSVSPQLEEGSTTSSPVFSSAESSFEKIKLVNSSQSSLDDGFHQFDGSLDSQSPQDQLVDRPNREAKGNAPTFRSLHMAEQSDCSSFEELSVTDSCGSWVWNVTGKAKSLLVQREASTLNTLLFIYLILVVLLLLSSGYIGLRIVALEQQLTSLGALSDFTLQSGYQDT; encoded by the exons ATGCCCCTTGTCAGCAGGTATATCAGTTTCCGTACAGCAAAGCGGTTTAAAATACCCAG CAGCTACCCAGTAGACGGCGGCGTGCTGCCGGCCAAAGTGAAGAAAAGCAGGAGCGGCTTCGGCAATGGCAGTATGAGGAAGGCGGAGGCCAGGAAGGCCTTGAGCCTGGAGGCTGCGCAGCTCGAGCTGCAGCACAAAACCATCACCAGACAAGAGGCCATCAG GTCACAGACGTTCGACGAGGACACCCTGCCAGGCTTTGAGAGGACGGACGGCACACAAACC aGTTTCACGAAGCACAACAAGACATTCCACAAGTTATTTCCAGACATTCCGCAGAGTGAAGACTTGATTCACG CATACATCTGTGCCCTGCAGAAGGAAGTGCCCTACCATGGACGACTGTACATCACCGACACCAATGCCTGTTTTTACTCCTCCGTTTTGCTCAAAGACACTAAG GTGGTTATTCCAGTTTCCAGCATCCACTTGGTGAAGAAGCAGAACACGGCTTTACTCGTTCCAAACGCCTTGTCTATTCGCACCTCAGAGGGAGACAAG TACCTGTTTGTGTCGCTGCGTAACAGAGAATCCTGTTATCAGCTGCTGCGTTCAGTGTCTCCTCAGCTAGAG GAAGGCAGCACAACTAGTAGCCCTGTTTTCTCCTCTGCTGAAAGCAGCTTCGAAAAGATCAAACTTGTG AACTCCAGCCAGTCCAGTCTGGACGACGGCTTCCACCAGTTCGATGGCTCTCTTGACTCCCAATCTCCACAGGACCAGCTTGTGGACAGACCAAACAGAG agGCTAAAGGGAATGCACCAACGTTCAGGAGCCTACACATGGCGGAGCAGAGTGATTGCTCATCCTTTGAGGAGCTGTCAGTAACAG ACTCTTGTGGATCATGGGTTTGGAACGTGACAGGAAAGGCCAAGTCCCTGCTGGTTCAGAGGGAGGCCAGCACCCTCAACACTCTACTCTTTATTTACTTGATTTT ggtggtgctgctgctgctttcatctGGTTACATCGGTCTACGTATCGTTGCCCTGGAGCAACAGCTGACATCGTTAGGGGCGCTGTCCGATTTCACTTTACAGAGCGG GTACCAAGACACATAA
- the si:zfos-943e10.1 gene encoding GRAM domain-containing protein 2B isoform X1 encodes MLENKRDRLKTFLRKIDEKAIVKLKHFMKESSYPVDGGVLPAKVKKSRSGFGNGSMRKAEARKALSLEAAQLELQHKTITRQEAIRSQTFDEDTLPGFERTDGTQTSFTKHNKTFHKLFPDIPQSEDLIHAYICALQKEVPYHGRLYITDTNACFYSSVLLKDTKVVIPVSSIHLVKKQNTALLVPNALSIRTSEGDKYLFVSLRNRESCYQLLRSVSPQLEEGSTTSSPVFSSAESSFEKIKLVNSSQSSLDDGFHQFDGSLDSQSPQDQLVDRPNREAKGNAPTFRSLHMAEQSDCSSFEELSVTDSCGSWVWNVTGKAKSLLVQREASTLNTLLFIYLILVVLLLLSSGYIGLRIVALEQQLTSLGALSDFTLQSGYQDT; translated from the exons CAGCTACCCAGTAGACGGCGGCGTGCTGCCGGCCAAAGTGAAGAAAAGCAGGAGCGGCTTCGGCAATGGCAGTATGAGGAAGGCGGAGGCCAGGAAGGCCTTGAGCCTGGAGGCTGCGCAGCTCGAGCTGCAGCACAAAACCATCACCAGACAAGAGGCCATCAG GTCACAGACGTTCGACGAGGACACCCTGCCAGGCTTTGAGAGGACGGACGGCACACAAACC aGTTTCACGAAGCACAACAAGACATTCCACAAGTTATTTCCAGACATTCCGCAGAGTGAAGACTTGATTCACG CATACATCTGTGCCCTGCAGAAGGAAGTGCCCTACCATGGACGACTGTACATCACCGACACCAATGCCTGTTTTTACTCCTCCGTTTTGCTCAAAGACACTAAG GTGGTTATTCCAGTTTCCAGCATCCACTTGGTGAAGAAGCAGAACACGGCTTTACTCGTTCCAAACGCCTTGTCTATTCGCACCTCAGAGGGAGACAAG TACCTGTTTGTGTCGCTGCGTAACAGAGAATCCTGTTATCAGCTGCTGCGTTCAGTGTCTCCTCAGCTAGAG GAAGGCAGCACAACTAGTAGCCCTGTTTTCTCCTCTGCTGAAAGCAGCTTCGAAAAGATCAAACTTGTG AACTCCAGCCAGTCCAGTCTGGACGACGGCTTCCACCAGTTCGATGGCTCTCTTGACTCCCAATCTCCACAGGACCAGCTTGTGGACAGACCAAACAGAG agGCTAAAGGGAATGCACCAACGTTCAGGAGCCTACACATGGCGGAGCAGAGTGATTGCTCATCCTTTGAGGAGCTGTCAGTAACAG ACTCTTGTGGATCATGGGTTTGGAACGTGACAGGAAAGGCCAAGTCCCTGCTGGTTCAGAGGGAGGCCAGCACCCTCAACACTCTACTCTTTATTTACTTGATTTT ggtggtgctgctgctgctttcatctGGTTACATCGGTCTACGTATCGTTGCCCTGGAGCAACAGCTGACATCGTTAGGGGCGCTGTCCGATTTCACTTTACAGAGCGG GTACCAAGACACATAA
- the si:zfos-943e10.1 gene encoding GRAM domain-containing protein 2B isoform X2 has protein sequence MLENKRDRLKTFLRKIDEKAIVKLKHFMKESYPVDGGVLPAKVKKSRSGFGNGSMRKAEARKALSLEAAQLELQHKTITRQEAIRSQTFDEDTLPGFERTDGTQTSFTKHNKTFHKLFPDIPQSEDLIHAYICALQKEVPYHGRLYITDTNACFYSSVLLKDTKVVIPVSSIHLVKKQNTALLVPNALSIRTSEGDKYLFVSLRNRESCYQLLRSVSPQLEEGSTTSSPVFSSAESSFEKIKLVNSSQSSLDDGFHQFDGSLDSQSPQDQLVDRPNREAKGNAPTFRSLHMAEQSDCSSFEELSVTDSCGSWVWNVTGKAKSLLVQREASTLNTLLFIYLILVVLLLLSSGYIGLRIVALEQQLTSLGALSDFTLQSGYQDT, from the exons CTACCCAGTAGACGGCGGCGTGCTGCCGGCCAAAGTGAAGAAAAGCAGGAGCGGCTTCGGCAATGGCAGTATGAGGAAGGCGGAGGCCAGGAAGGCCTTGAGCCTGGAGGCTGCGCAGCTCGAGCTGCAGCACAAAACCATCACCAGACAAGAGGCCATCAG GTCACAGACGTTCGACGAGGACACCCTGCCAGGCTTTGAGAGGACGGACGGCACACAAACC aGTTTCACGAAGCACAACAAGACATTCCACAAGTTATTTCCAGACATTCCGCAGAGTGAAGACTTGATTCACG CATACATCTGTGCCCTGCAGAAGGAAGTGCCCTACCATGGACGACTGTACATCACCGACACCAATGCCTGTTTTTACTCCTCCGTTTTGCTCAAAGACACTAAG GTGGTTATTCCAGTTTCCAGCATCCACTTGGTGAAGAAGCAGAACACGGCTTTACTCGTTCCAAACGCCTTGTCTATTCGCACCTCAGAGGGAGACAAG TACCTGTTTGTGTCGCTGCGTAACAGAGAATCCTGTTATCAGCTGCTGCGTTCAGTGTCTCCTCAGCTAGAG GAAGGCAGCACAACTAGTAGCCCTGTTTTCTCCTCTGCTGAAAGCAGCTTCGAAAAGATCAAACTTGTG AACTCCAGCCAGTCCAGTCTGGACGACGGCTTCCACCAGTTCGATGGCTCTCTTGACTCCCAATCTCCACAGGACCAGCTTGTGGACAGACCAAACAGAG agGCTAAAGGGAATGCACCAACGTTCAGGAGCCTACACATGGCGGAGCAGAGTGATTGCTCATCCTTTGAGGAGCTGTCAGTAACAG ACTCTTGTGGATCATGGGTTTGGAACGTGACAGGAAAGGCCAAGTCCCTGCTGGTTCAGAGGGAGGCCAGCACCCTCAACACTCTACTCTTTATTTACTTGATTTT ggtggtgctgctgctgctttcatctGGTTACATCGGTCTACGTATCGTTGCCCTGGAGCAACAGCTGACATCGTTAGGGGCGCTGTCCGATTTCACTTTACAGAGCGG GTACCAAGACACATAA
- the si:zfos-943e10.1 gene encoding GRAM domain-containing protein 2B isoform X5, which translates to MRKAEARKALSLEAAQLELQHKTITRQEAIRSQTFDEDTLPGFERTDGTQTSFTKHNKTFHKLFPDIPQSEDLIHAYICALQKEVPYHGRLYITDTNACFYSSVLLKDTKVVIPVSSIHLVKKQNTALLVPNALSIRTSEGDKYLFVSLRNRESCYQLLRSVSPQLEEGSTTSSPVFSSAESSFEKIKLVNSSQSSLDDGFHQFDGSLDSQSPQDQLVDRPNREAKGNAPTFRSLHMAEQSDCSSFEELSVTDSCGSWVWNVTGKAKSLLVQREASTLNTLLFIYLILVVLLLLSSGYIGLRIVALEQQLTSLGALSDFTLQSGYQDT; encoded by the exons ATGAGGAAGGCGGAGGCCAGGAAGGCCTTGAGCCTGGAGGCTGCGCAGCTCGAGCTGCAGCACAAAACCATCACCAGACAAGAGGCCATCAG GTCACAGACGTTCGACGAGGACACCCTGCCAGGCTTTGAGAGGACGGACGGCACACAAACC aGTTTCACGAAGCACAACAAGACATTCCACAAGTTATTTCCAGACATTCCGCAGAGTGAAGACTTGATTCACG CATACATCTGTGCCCTGCAGAAGGAAGTGCCCTACCATGGACGACTGTACATCACCGACACCAATGCCTGTTTTTACTCCTCCGTTTTGCTCAAAGACACTAAG GTGGTTATTCCAGTTTCCAGCATCCACTTGGTGAAGAAGCAGAACACGGCTTTACTCGTTCCAAACGCCTTGTCTATTCGCACCTCAGAGGGAGACAAG TACCTGTTTGTGTCGCTGCGTAACAGAGAATCCTGTTATCAGCTGCTGCGTTCAGTGTCTCCTCAGCTAGAG GAAGGCAGCACAACTAGTAGCCCTGTTTTCTCCTCTGCTGAAAGCAGCTTCGAAAAGATCAAACTTGTG AACTCCAGCCAGTCCAGTCTGGACGACGGCTTCCACCAGTTCGATGGCTCTCTTGACTCCCAATCTCCACAGGACCAGCTTGTGGACAGACCAAACAGAG agGCTAAAGGGAATGCACCAACGTTCAGGAGCCTACACATGGCGGAGCAGAGTGATTGCTCATCCTTTGAGGAGCTGTCAGTAACAG ACTCTTGTGGATCATGGGTTTGGAACGTGACAGGAAAGGCCAAGTCCCTGCTGGTTCAGAGGGAGGCCAGCACCCTCAACACTCTACTCTTTATTTACTTGATTTT ggtggtgctgctgctgctttcatctGGTTACATCGGTCTACGTATCGTTGCCCTGGAGCAACAGCTGACATCGTTAGGGGCGCTGTCCGATTTCACTTTACAGAGCGG GTACCAAGACACATAA